In the genome of Streptomyces violaceoruber, the window GGCGCGGCTCATGGACTCGGAGCCGCCCGCGAGGACGATGTCGGCCTCGCCCGCGGCGATGGTGCGTGCGGCGGTGGTGACGGCTTCGAGGCCGGAGGCGCACAGCCGGTTGACGGTGGCGCCGGGCACGGTCTCGGGCAGGCCCGCGAGCAGCGCGGCCATGCGGGCGACGTTGCGGTTGTCCTCGCCCGCCTGGTTGGCGGCGCCCCAGTACACGTCGTCGACCCGGGCCGGGTCCAGCGCGGGCACGTCGGCGACCAGGCCGCGGAGCACGGCGGCGGCGAGGTCGTCCGGCCGCACGGTGGACAGCGCGCCGCGCAGCTTGCCGATCGGGGTGCGGCGGGCGGCCGCGAAGTGGACGGGACGCACGAGGGACTCCTGACCGTCGTCGCGCGGTCACCGGACGGCGCACCGCCGCCGCGTCGACCACCACGAACCTTGATGAGCACTAGCCTTAATTAGCACTGCTAGTTTTGGACTATAGACCGCCGGACAGTGTCCTGGGAAGATCCTCCGGACGAACGTCACCGACGCAGCCGGAGGAGCCATGGCCGAGGCCCGCGAGCACACGCTGACCGGAACCCGGGGGCGGATCGCCGTCCGCGAGTGGCCCGCCGTGCGCCCCCGCTACGTGGCGCTGCTGGTCCACGGATACGGCGAGCACACCGGGCGCTACGAGGAGGTGGCCGGCGTCCTGACCGGCCACGGCGCGGCCGTCTACGCGCCGGACCACACCGGGCACGGACGCTCGGACGGCGAGCGGGTGGTCGTCGAGGACTTCGAGGACGTGGTCACCGACGTACACGCCGTGGCGGACCTCGCCCGCGCCGGCCACCCCGGCCTGCCGGTCGTCATGGTCGGCCACTCCATGGGCGGCCTGATCGCCTCCCGCTACGCCCAGCGCCACCCGGGCGAGCTGACGGCGCTGGTGCTGTCGGGACCCGTCATCGGCGACTGGGAGCTGCCGCGCCGGCTGCTCGCCCTGGAGGAAATCCCCGACACCCCGATCAGCCCGGCCTCGCTCTCCCGCGACCCGGCGGTGGGAGCGGCCTACGCGGCCGATCCGCTGGTCTGGCACGGGCCGATGAAGCGGCCGACGCTCCGGGCGTTCGTGCGGACGCTGGAGACCGTGGCCGAGGGCGGCGACGTCGGCCCGCTGCCGCTGCTGTGGGTGCACGGGGACGACGACCGGCTGGTGCCGCTGCCCGGCAGCCGCGTCGGCGTGGAACCGCTGAGCGGCGGCGACCTGACCGTGCGGATCTACCCGGGCGCCCGGCACGAGGTCTTCAACGAGACGAACCGGGCGGAGGTCTTCGCGGACGTCACGCGCTTCCTGGACGGCGTGCTCGCCCGCTGAGGCGGCGGGCCCCCGGTGTCGGGTGCCGGGGTCCGCCGGGCGTTTGTCCCCCGCTCCGCTTGGGCACCCGCGCCCGCATGGAGTGGTTGCGCCGCGCCGCCTGCGTGGATGAGGACCCCGATCTGTTCTTCCCGGTGGGCACCGCCGGACCCGCCCTGCGGGACACGGCGGCCGCCAAACGCGTCTGCGCCAGATGCCCGGTGACCCCCGAGTGCCTGGCCTTCGCCCTGGAATCGGGGCAGACGTCGGGCGTGTGGGGCGGCACCGACGAGGCGGAGCGCGTCGCGCTGCTCCGGCTGACCACGCAGTACGCACGTACGCACGACGAAATGAGGGACACCTCATGGCCGACGCCCTCGAACTCGACGCGCTGTGGGAGGACTTCCACCGCGTGGTGAACATGACCTCCGCGGAACTCGCGGACTGGCTCCGGGTGCGCGACTCCGGCGAGCTGACCGAGCCGCTGCCGGACGACGCCGGGCCGCCGCTGGGACAGCACGTCCTCGCGATCCTGCAGAAGCGGCGCACCGACCTGACCGGGGACGACCTGCGCGCCATGCGCAAGGTCGTGGACACCGTGACCTCGCAGACCGACCTGGAGAACGAGCCCGCGGCCGAGGACACCCGCCTGCGGCACCGGCTCATGACGGTCGGTCACGACCCGCTGAAGCCGTAGCCGTGGGCCGCGACCAACGGCGGACCGTGCGCGAACTCGTCGACGCGCACGGGCAGACGTACGCCGAAGAGGCCGGCATCCGGTTGAAGGACACCCCGCAGCCGCTGTACCGGCTGCTGGTCCTCGCGCACCTGCTCAGCGCCCGGATCA includes:
- a CDS encoding alpha/beta hydrolase, with translation MAEAREHTLTGTRGRIAVREWPAVRPRYVALLVHGYGEHTGRYEEVAGVLTGHGAAVYAPDHTGHGRSDGERVVVEDFEDVVTDVHAVADLARAGHPGLPVVMVGHSMGGLIASRYAQRHPGELTALVLSGPVIGDWELPRRLLALEEIPDTPISPASLSRDPAVGAAYAADPLVWHGPMKRPTLRAFVRTLETVAEGGDVGPLPLLWVHGDDDRLVPLPGSRVGVEPLSGGDLTVRIYPGARHEVFNETNRAEVFADVTRFLDGVLAR
- a CDS encoding WhiB family transcriptional regulator; the protein is MEWLRRAACVDEDPDLFFPVGTAGPALRDTAAAKRVCARCPVTPECLAFALESGQTSGVWGGTDEAERVALLRLTTQYARTHDEMRDTSWPTPSNSTRCGRTSTAW
- a CDS encoding DUF3140 domain-containing protein, whose amino-acid sequence is MADALELDALWEDFHRVVNMTSAELADWLRVRDSGELTEPLPDDAGPPLGQHVLAILQKRRTDLTGDDLRAMRKVVDTVTSQTDLENEPAAEDTRLRHRLMTVGHDPLKP